One genomic region from Clarias gariepinus isolate MV-2021 ecotype Netherlands chromosome 20, CGAR_prim_01v2, whole genome shotgun sequence encodes:
- the ncapg gene encoding condensin complex subunit 3 isoform X1, whose product MTADSELEIRETFQRAQKAHNNKAKLVASLNNTYGKLQDKNAFHQEFLRCLKYALIVYTREPAVENIIDFVVKFAASFETPVEEELEEEDDEEEDTFLNFLFNFLLECHGVSSHAVRFRVCQLVNKLLGSLSENAQIDDGLCERIHEAMLIRVTDKYPNVRIQAALAMARLQDPEDPECPTVKAYMLLLENDSNPEVRRAVLSCIAPSALTLPKIYRRTRDVKEKVRKLAYQVLAEKVHIRALTIAQRVSLLQQGLNDSAASVKEVVKQTLIPSWLRLLQGDVLQLLHRLDVENCADTAVSVLHAHFSMATTPDDLLSAAKLDDRKLIPIDALTCENVLYWRALCEFVKSKGDEGEELLDKLLPEPARFAEYLYSFMKTLPAMCDDDRADLTQLESVMMKEFISQQLIQLVDCLDTAEEGGRKRVLAVLKEMLVLPNTPLSLISQLVQRLMGIIHDDQQRITTVAEIISDVREPIVPVTQTEDENEKRKRQVRLAEVKVCIMECKQQLEDCISAQDFGRAAELKNSITELEDLRNQLVQENTHTEPAKEQHAEKFLVSGLELSNVSALSFIKNDPETLLKCLTMCTEALKQMNIKRGICPTINGLLDSLVLPCVSNSNAAVRNMAVVCLGTAALHSKDLAKTHLVLLLQITQLDEPKIRISALRAVVDQLLLNGLDILGDSSASQQTQTSDWPDSSDGPADRPAEEEDNPIQSILKLLAEFLDSEICELRTETAECVCKLLYCGRIVSVKLLTRLILLWYNPLTEEDQKLRHCIGVFLQLYTHAHRTHQECVEESFIPTMRTLFNAPATSPLSEIDTNNVAELFIELTRSNAQTQGARVHESLAVRVCNEILQDASAPEVRLYSKTLAALEISAEPGPANNELQQLLISILQEVKDKHCVKALEKVLARLQGEQCVRVTHTQDAVLNAVDENASEVVNGDDGPPKRPRRGQKKATTARSVKKQSKSKESSDESDEENVPEAAEAPSVRPSRRAKTAALDKTRQDLTSLMNHEASA is encoded by the exons ATGACTGCTGATTCTGAACTGGAGATCCGTGAAACTTTCCAGCGTGCTCAGAAAGCGCACAACAACAAGGCCAAGCTGGTGGCCAGTTTGAACAACACATACGGCAAG TTACAGGATAAGAATGCGTTCCACCAGGAGTTTCTGCGCTGCCTAAAATACGCGCTGATCGTCTACACCAGAGAACCGGCGGTCGAAAACATCATCGACTTCGTGGTGAAGTTCGCCGCCAGCTTTGAGACACCTGTGGAGGAGGAGCTCGAGGAGGAAGACGACGAAGAGGAGGATACATTTCTGAACTTCCTATTCAACTTCCTGTTGGAG TGTCATGGAGTGAGCAGCCACGCAGTGCGCTTCCGGGTGTGTCAGCTGGTGAACAAGTTACTGGGCAGCCTGAGCGAGAATGCGCAGATCGACGACGGGCTGTGTGAGCGCATCCACGAGGCCATGCTGATCCGCGTCACAGACAAATACCCCAACGTGAGGATCCAGGCCGCGCTCGCTATGGCCCGCCTGCAGGACCCCGAGGACCCTGAGTGTCCCACGGTCAAAG CCTACATGCTGCTGTTGGAGAACGACTCAAACCCTGAGGTGCGGAGAGCCGTCCTGTCCTGCATAGCACCCTCCGCCCTTACACTCCCTAAAATCTACAGACGTACACGAGATGTTAAGGAGAAAGTCCGCAAACTGGCCTATCAG GTGCTTGCCGAGAAAGTCCATATCCGAGCTTTGACCATCGCTCAGAGAGTTAGCCTGCTACAGCAAGGACTCAACGATTCTGCTg ccTCGGTGAAGGAAGTGGTAAAGCAGACCCTTATTCCCTCCTGGCTCCGCCTCCTTCAGGGAGACGTGTTGCAGTTACTCCACAGACTGGACGTCGAAAACTGCGCAGACACCGCGGTGTCCGTCCTGCATGCCCACTTCTCTATGGCGACGACCCCCGATGACCTCCTGAGCGCAGCCAAACTGGACGACAG aaAGCTGATCCCGATAGACGCCCTGACGTGTGAGAACGTGCTATACTGGCGTGCGCTGTGCGAGTTTGTAAAGAGTAAAGGAGACGAGGGAGAGGAGCTTCTGGACAAGCTGCTACCCGAACCTGCTCGGTTTGCAGAGTACCTGTAcag TTTCATGAAGACGCTTCCAGCCATGTGCGACGACGACCGAGCTGATCTGACTCAGCTAGAGTCCGTGATGATGAAGGAGTTCATCTCACAGCAGCTCATCCAGCTGGTGgactgcttggacactgcagagGAGGGGGGAAG AAAGCGTGTGCTCGCCGTCCTGAAGGAGATGTTGGTGCTGCCGAACACGCCCCTGTCTCTGATCAGTCAGCTGGTGCAGAGGCTCATGGGAATCATCCACGATGATCAGCAGCGCATCACAacg GTAGCCGAGATCATCTCAGATGTGAGGGAGCCGATCGTGCCCGTGACGCAAACCGAGGACGAGAACGAGAAACGCAAACGACAAGTCCGA cTGGCAGAGGTGAAGGTGTGTATCATGGAGTGTAAGCAGCAGCTGGAAGACTGCATCAGCGCTCAGGATTTCGGTCGCGCTGCCGAGTTGAAGAATTCCATCACCGAGCTGGAGGATCTGAGGAACCAGTTAGTGCAGGAGAACACACATACCGAGCCTGCTAAAGAGCAGCACGCAGAGaag TTCTTGGTTTCAGGTCTAGAACTCTCCAACGTTTCAGCTCTAAGCTTTATCAAG aatgatcCAGAGACGTTACTGAAGTGTCTGACGATGTGTACTGAAGCCCTGAAACAGATGAACATCAAGCGCGGGATTTGTCCGACCATCAACGGCCTCCTCGACTCGCTG GTGCTGCCGTGCGTGTCAAACTCAAACGCCGCAGTGAGAAACATGGCCGTGGTGTGTTTGGGCACCGCAGCTCTCCACAGCAAAGACCTCGCCAAGACACACCTGGTGCTCCTGCTGCAG ATCACCCAGCTAGACGAGCCTAAGATCAGGATCAGCGCTCTCAGAGCCGTGGTCGATCAGCTGCTCTTGAACGGCCTAGACATCCTGGGCGATAGCTCCGCCTCCCAGCAGACGCAAACCTCCGACTGGCCAGACAGCAGCGATGGACCGGCGGATCGTCCAGCCGAAGAGGAGGACAATCCTATACAGAGCATCCTGAAACTGTTAGCCGAGTTCCTGGAcagcgag ATCTGTGAGCTGCGCACGGAGACGGCCGAGTGTGTGTGCAAGCTGCTGTACTGTGGCAGGATCGTGAGCGTGAAGCTGCTGACTCGCCTCATCCTGCTCTGGTACAACCCGCTGACCGAGGAGGACCAGAAGCTCAGGCACTGCATCGGAGTGTTCCTGCAGCTCTACACGCACGCTCACAG GACTCATCAGGAGTGTGTAGAGGAGAGCTTCATTCCCACAATGCGAACGTTATTCAACGCACCGGCCACGTCCCCGCTGTCCGAGATCGACACCAACAACGTCGCTGAGCTCTTTATTGAGCTGACACGGTCCAACGCGCAAACTCAG gGTGCCAGGGTGCACGAGTCTCTGGCTGTGCGAGTGTGTAACGAGATCCTGCAAGACGCTTCTGCCCCCGAGGTGCGTCTGTACAGCAAAACCCTCGCCGCGCTGGAGATCAGCGCCGAGCCGGGACCTGCCAATAACGAGCTGCAGCAGCTCCTCATCTCCATCCTGCAG GAGGTGAAGGATAAGCACTGCGTGAAGGCCTTGGAGAAAGTGCTCGCTCGTCTTCAAGGAGAGCAGTGTGTTCGAGTAACACACACCCAGGATGCTGTGCTGAACGCCGTGGATGAAAACGCCAGCg AAGTCGTGAATGGGGATGACGGCCCACCTAAACGCCCCAGAAGAG GTCAGAAGAAAGCCACAACTGCCCGCAGCGTGAAAAAACAGTCTAAATCGAAGGAGTCTTCTGACGAAAG CGACGAAGAGAACGTTCCGGAAGCCGCCGAGGCTCCGTCGGTGCGCCCAAGTCGGCGCGCTAAAACGGCAGCTCTGGATAAAACCAGACAGGACCTGACATCGCTGATGAATCACGAAGCCAGTGCGTAG
- the ncapg gene encoding condensin complex subunit 3 isoform X2, with product MTADSELEIRETFQRAQKAHNNKAKLVASLNNTYGKLQDKNAFHQEFLRCLKYALIVYTREPAVENIIDFVVKFAASFETPVEEELEEEDDEEEDTFLNFLFNFLLECHGVSSHAVRFRVCQLVNKLLGSLSENAQIDDGLCERIHEAMLIRVTDKYPNVRIQAALAMARLQDPEDPECPTVKAYMLLLENDSNPEVRRAVLSCIAPSALTLPKIYRRTRDVKEKVRKLAYQVLAEKVHIRALTIAQRVSLLQQGLNDSAASVKEVVKQTLIPSWLRLLQGDVLQLLHRLDVENCADTAVSVLHAHFSMATTPDDLLSAAKLDDRKLIPIDALTCENVLYWRALCEFVKSKGDEGEELLDKLLPEPARFAEYLYSFMKTLPAMCDDDRADLTQLESVMMKEFISQQLIQLVDCLDTAEEGGRKRVLAVLKEMLVLPNTPLSLISQLVQRLMGIIHDDQQRITTVAEIISDVREPIVPVTQTEDENEKRKRQVRLAEVKVCIMECKQQLEDCISAQDFGRAAELKNSITELEDLRNQLVQENTHTEPAKEQHAEKNDPETLLKCLTMCTEALKQMNIKRGICPTINGLLDSLVLPCVSNSNAAVRNMAVVCLGTAALHSKDLAKTHLVLLLQITQLDEPKIRISALRAVVDQLLLNGLDILGDSSASQQTQTSDWPDSSDGPADRPAEEEDNPIQSILKLLAEFLDSEICELRTETAECVCKLLYCGRIVSVKLLTRLILLWYNPLTEEDQKLRHCIGVFLQLYTHAHRTHQECVEESFIPTMRTLFNAPATSPLSEIDTNNVAELFIELTRSNAQTQGARVHESLAVRVCNEILQDASAPEVRLYSKTLAALEISAEPGPANNELQQLLISILQEVKDKHCVKALEKVLARLQGEQCVRVTHTQDAVLNAVDENASEVVNGDDGPPKRPRRGQKKATTARSVKKQSKSKESSDESDEENVPEAAEAPSVRPSRRAKTAALDKTRQDLTSLMNHEASA from the exons ATGACTGCTGATTCTGAACTGGAGATCCGTGAAACTTTCCAGCGTGCTCAGAAAGCGCACAACAACAAGGCCAAGCTGGTGGCCAGTTTGAACAACACATACGGCAAG TTACAGGATAAGAATGCGTTCCACCAGGAGTTTCTGCGCTGCCTAAAATACGCGCTGATCGTCTACACCAGAGAACCGGCGGTCGAAAACATCATCGACTTCGTGGTGAAGTTCGCCGCCAGCTTTGAGACACCTGTGGAGGAGGAGCTCGAGGAGGAAGACGACGAAGAGGAGGATACATTTCTGAACTTCCTATTCAACTTCCTGTTGGAG TGTCATGGAGTGAGCAGCCACGCAGTGCGCTTCCGGGTGTGTCAGCTGGTGAACAAGTTACTGGGCAGCCTGAGCGAGAATGCGCAGATCGACGACGGGCTGTGTGAGCGCATCCACGAGGCCATGCTGATCCGCGTCACAGACAAATACCCCAACGTGAGGATCCAGGCCGCGCTCGCTATGGCCCGCCTGCAGGACCCCGAGGACCCTGAGTGTCCCACGGTCAAAG CCTACATGCTGCTGTTGGAGAACGACTCAAACCCTGAGGTGCGGAGAGCCGTCCTGTCCTGCATAGCACCCTCCGCCCTTACACTCCCTAAAATCTACAGACGTACACGAGATGTTAAGGAGAAAGTCCGCAAACTGGCCTATCAG GTGCTTGCCGAGAAAGTCCATATCCGAGCTTTGACCATCGCTCAGAGAGTTAGCCTGCTACAGCAAGGACTCAACGATTCTGCTg ccTCGGTGAAGGAAGTGGTAAAGCAGACCCTTATTCCCTCCTGGCTCCGCCTCCTTCAGGGAGACGTGTTGCAGTTACTCCACAGACTGGACGTCGAAAACTGCGCAGACACCGCGGTGTCCGTCCTGCATGCCCACTTCTCTATGGCGACGACCCCCGATGACCTCCTGAGCGCAGCCAAACTGGACGACAG aaAGCTGATCCCGATAGACGCCCTGACGTGTGAGAACGTGCTATACTGGCGTGCGCTGTGCGAGTTTGTAAAGAGTAAAGGAGACGAGGGAGAGGAGCTTCTGGACAAGCTGCTACCCGAACCTGCTCGGTTTGCAGAGTACCTGTAcag TTTCATGAAGACGCTTCCAGCCATGTGCGACGACGACCGAGCTGATCTGACTCAGCTAGAGTCCGTGATGATGAAGGAGTTCATCTCACAGCAGCTCATCCAGCTGGTGgactgcttggacactgcagagGAGGGGGGAAG AAAGCGTGTGCTCGCCGTCCTGAAGGAGATGTTGGTGCTGCCGAACACGCCCCTGTCTCTGATCAGTCAGCTGGTGCAGAGGCTCATGGGAATCATCCACGATGATCAGCAGCGCATCACAacg GTAGCCGAGATCATCTCAGATGTGAGGGAGCCGATCGTGCCCGTGACGCAAACCGAGGACGAGAACGAGAAACGCAAACGACAAGTCCGA cTGGCAGAGGTGAAGGTGTGTATCATGGAGTGTAAGCAGCAGCTGGAAGACTGCATCAGCGCTCAGGATTTCGGTCGCGCTGCCGAGTTGAAGAATTCCATCACCGAGCTGGAGGATCTGAGGAACCAGTTAGTGCAGGAGAACACACATACCGAGCCTGCTAAAGAGCAGCACGCAGAGaag aatgatcCAGAGACGTTACTGAAGTGTCTGACGATGTGTACTGAAGCCCTGAAACAGATGAACATCAAGCGCGGGATTTGTCCGACCATCAACGGCCTCCTCGACTCGCTG GTGCTGCCGTGCGTGTCAAACTCAAACGCCGCAGTGAGAAACATGGCCGTGGTGTGTTTGGGCACCGCAGCTCTCCACAGCAAAGACCTCGCCAAGACACACCTGGTGCTCCTGCTGCAG ATCACCCAGCTAGACGAGCCTAAGATCAGGATCAGCGCTCTCAGAGCCGTGGTCGATCAGCTGCTCTTGAACGGCCTAGACATCCTGGGCGATAGCTCCGCCTCCCAGCAGACGCAAACCTCCGACTGGCCAGACAGCAGCGATGGACCGGCGGATCGTCCAGCCGAAGAGGAGGACAATCCTATACAGAGCATCCTGAAACTGTTAGCCGAGTTCCTGGAcagcgag ATCTGTGAGCTGCGCACGGAGACGGCCGAGTGTGTGTGCAAGCTGCTGTACTGTGGCAGGATCGTGAGCGTGAAGCTGCTGACTCGCCTCATCCTGCTCTGGTACAACCCGCTGACCGAGGAGGACCAGAAGCTCAGGCACTGCATCGGAGTGTTCCTGCAGCTCTACACGCACGCTCACAG GACTCATCAGGAGTGTGTAGAGGAGAGCTTCATTCCCACAATGCGAACGTTATTCAACGCACCGGCCACGTCCCCGCTGTCCGAGATCGACACCAACAACGTCGCTGAGCTCTTTATTGAGCTGACACGGTCCAACGCGCAAACTCAG gGTGCCAGGGTGCACGAGTCTCTGGCTGTGCGAGTGTGTAACGAGATCCTGCAAGACGCTTCTGCCCCCGAGGTGCGTCTGTACAGCAAAACCCTCGCCGCGCTGGAGATCAGCGCCGAGCCGGGACCTGCCAATAACGAGCTGCAGCAGCTCCTCATCTCCATCCTGCAG GAGGTGAAGGATAAGCACTGCGTGAAGGCCTTGGAGAAAGTGCTCGCTCGTCTTCAAGGAGAGCAGTGTGTTCGAGTAACACACACCCAGGATGCTGTGCTGAACGCCGTGGATGAAAACGCCAGCg AAGTCGTGAATGGGGATGACGGCCCACCTAAACGCCCCAGAAGAG GTCAGAAGAAAGCCACAACTGCCCGCAGCGTGAAAAAACAGTCTAAATCGAAGGAGTCTTCTGACGAAAG CGACGAAGAGAACGTTCCGGAAGCCGCCGAGGCTCCGTCGGTGCGCCCAAGTCGGCGCGCTAAAACGGCAGCTCTGGATAAAACCAGACAGGACCTGACATCGCTGATGAATCACGAAGCCAGTGCGTAG